In Lolium perenne isolate Kyuss_39 chromosome 5, Kyuss_2.0, whole genome shotgun sequence, the sequence atataatgaatattagaaacaagtacgcaacttatccaagaataagttgtatacaagaggttgtatttgatatggtcaagtaacacgaagctactagcccatatcgaaaaccagctctactcacacaactacaactaatgcaagggatgtgagtagaaccaacatatatagagcaaactcccccacaatgtatgcacgtgtgatgaacatgaattcattgcatacattgtcaagattaaccttcgggacattttccactatatatacaactatgcaagacatataaatatggaatgcatgagaggcaaaacacttaagcacaaaccaaacttaagtataaaaccattcccttaaaccctctaaacttctcccccattggcatcaagtaccaaaatgggtgaaaaatttagaaagccaatataatgtgagttcctccccaaggtgtgcacttctcataatttgagtggaatcaaatgcacatatccaatgacgaatacttgaaggaagtcaaactatattgaggatcaaagattgcacaaggataacatggtgaagaaagctttaacaaataaagcaagcaatcaaagatcaaattggacaaacaaagatgttgttggggggatggcccccggtaggccaagagTATGGCAAGTTCGCcatgttttggtaatgataaaacCGGATCACAGAGTGATCCGGAATCTTTTAGTTCGGCTAACCGGAGTTGGTACAaaccggtatccccagaggggtataccaaAGTACTAGCTCTGAGAGGTTGTGCGGCTAAGTGAGAAGGTACCGGAACCAGAGGTAAAGGTACCGGAAAACCGGAACCTATGGTTACTGTAGCCTGTCGGcgctctggtcaaagattctctcgggagctagaggacaaggatgagcgaagcaaatcagatttaaacgaagccctggtgcCAAAGCAAGATGATGAAGTTAAAGATACCGGCGGAGGTCACTGCTCCCTGATTAAAGTCATAACCAGTGCCAGCTGggccaaagtagctttataaagtagcttagctcatcctagattccattagggtttcttgccttgtaagccaccctctcccctatataaggagagggggcacacccctgcgcggggACGGAGAGTTCACACCTAGAGAGAATTTAGGCTGTTCATCTGCAGATAGGAAGAGACTTGTactgttcatcttctacctctggccaagggtCAAGTTAAGGAATACATACCGGTTTCTTTCCATTTTCTTTCCCTGTTAACCAAACCCTCCCccggatcctctagcgcacattcggccccaacttaagccatcctatggcatctgtctgttcaccacgacgacggttggcgcccaccatggggccagcagctgcgcttgctggagttcatatccgGGCGGGACTCCTCACCGTCTCCGGCGAGCGCGTGGTCTCTGGCCTCGTCTACCGCCTCGGCTCGCTGGACTTCATCAACAACAACGCAggttgcttcgccaacggcggccgcTACCcgcagaacggccgcatcatcgagttcggcagccaccgcgtctacctcggcaccgtcaaggagcgccagtacccctcgccggtgctggtggcgccggatccgccaaggtcttCACCAACTCGCGGGCCACGCTCCGACCGCGCCGCTGGCAGCGTGGAAGTGCTAATGGCTGGCGCGGCAgccgccggcaaagaagctgcggcAGAAGGCTCTGGGCAGACCAAGTCCGCGCGCACGGCAAAACCGCCGACCGAGCGCAACGAGATCATCGCAGGAACATCtacagcgccaccggagacacctctccaagcggccatgagcgtgttGGCTACGCCCATCGCGCGGAACATCGACCCCGCCGCAGCTCAAGCCAAACTGGAGGCGCAACGGCAGAAGTTGCTCTCCGGCGGAGCGGACATCATCAAGGCTCAGCGGGAGctcaacctaaccctacgtgagtacaatgctgcccatggctttgcttccgttAGCGCTCAACCTGCTAGAGTAGCGGGAAACCGGCTTAGaggtcgcaacctagatcaggatttgcgtcgggaggttcttgccggaaaaagcgcgtcggtatctttgagcatggtagaaaaacctaagtacagcagtccggataaaacgataaaagctgctagggctgcagtagagatgtgtgaatcgctttctggCGAGGCTTTAGCAAAACAACAGGATCGAGTAAGAGAGCTGCTTGATCAGATTGAGGCACAAAATGCTGAGCTTGCTAGAATTAACAAGGCAGCTGCGGCGTCAAAATCGGTACGTtcggcaaagaatgccggaagcaagtcgcatgggcaggcatcgtccccccatcccgacagaagaagagaaaaagatgcaaacgcacagcagatgactgtgtatgatccggttctggctggaaaacaacaagccgggcaacatgatgccggtagaaaaagccaaggggctggtcgcggctatgccggaaatggctacGCTGGAAACGCTTATGCCGGTAAAggagaaaccgggcaaaattatcaagCGGCAAGAGCAGCTTATGctgaggaggaaatgcctccaccaaggtaccggcagggaatggccgcggtaccggaacgttacgatgaagctgattccggaatggaaaggaTCGGAgcttaccggaacccgttgggagaacgtgttggagaaagatgcctgccagaccgggatgcaaggcacaggctggacagagtgtaTCTATCCGAGATAATCgaagcagaaggtcctccgggtccgcagtgctttggcccgcggatcatgagggaagaaccaccggtacgcaacttccagttgcctcgTGACACGAAAACATACGATGGaaccaccaagccggaagattggcgtgCGGACTATGTGACCGCAGTGTACGTTGCTGGTGGCGGAGAAACCGCAACATGcggaggaaaccggcgctgggctctgagaatcataccgtccttcctggtaggaccggcacgtatttggcttaacaatttgccaaaggggagcataaatggctggctcgattttgaggaagcttttgtgagcaacttcagcagcacataccgcagcagctcgccttgtgccAGCAGCGCgataacgaaacagaccgggattacttaACCCGGTagaactccacaaggaactcctgcgaAGGAGTGATAGAAGCACAAGCTATTGCTTGATTCAGCAACGGCTGCCGGAGAGGCTCAccactgtggcaaaagctgcagagaaacatgccaaccACTTTGGCTGAGATGATTCGGGTGGCAGATAGTTACGCGTTGGGAGATCCGATGCAGCCAGCGGTTCAAGCTGAGCCGGTGCAAAGGAGCcaaccgcgccaagatcaataccggaacaaccaccacaacaaaagaagggaagacttTCCAGATCGGAGGTACGGAATGCAACAAGTGGCCGCAGTGCAGGACAATTCCAGCGCTGGTGGAAGCCAAAGACAGAAAACCgggtcgcagccgtgggcgggtccaaaaaagcaaTGGGTTGAGAAAAATCCGTGGCAAGATCAggaaaaatacaccatggaatccgccatggatcaaccgtgtcgctggcacacaccgaatccggcaaggCTGGCAAACCACTTAACAAAAGATTGCTCCTGGACCAAGAGGTTGATGGAGAGGGGCATGATGAAAGATGCCAGAGACCAAGGTTTCGAGAgacttccaccaccaccaccgcttaccggagcaaatgcgcAACCGGTGCATGCTCAGCCAAACCGGCCGCAGCAGCCGCAAGAAGGTCATCAGGTGGCACAAGGTATTAACCAAGCcccaccaccggcacctttgggccggaacgtCTACCATGATCCGGATctatgctgcgttgtgttcgtaataGAGCCAAGAGaccggcaaagtgtgcatcgacgttccatggaagtgaacgcggtgataccggcagtaccaaaatacatgttgtggtcagatcaggaactgACTTGGTCGTTCAAAGATCATCCTAAGGTGATGCCTAATCCGGGCGGATATGCTCTGgtggtggacccaatcatgcatgggccatcgCCGCGAGTCCGGTTCAGCAAGGTACTGgtggacaatgggagcagcataaacatcatgtaccgacaCACCATGCAAACGCTTGGCATAACACCAAACATGCTGGAGCCAACACACACCACTTTCCATGGCatcgttccgggactgtcctgCTCACCGATGGGCaaggtccgggtggatgtgttgtTCGGAGGGCGTGACAATTGTCGCGTTGAAAACATCTTGTTCGAGGTGGTTgacctagacagtccctaccatgcgttGCTTGGGAGACTGGCACTGGCAAAATTCATGGCCTCCACTCATaccgcgtatctcaagatgaagatgccggcacccaaGGGAGCCTTAACTGTGGTTGGAAACTACAAAGTGTCGCTCGAAACCGCGTCCACCGGATCAaatctggcagaatcgctggtcatagcagaggaaaaaagaagaatgcaaaccgctgttgcgctggctcaatcctcccagctcaacttagcggcaatgagtggcaacttgggcacaccggctttCAAGccaacacatccacccggactacaagtagtacctatagaatattccttcatataaactcaatgaaaacattagtccataggggttgtcattaattaccaaaaccacacataggggcaatatacccttacactatTTATTTTTCAAACCTTCATAATTTTTAAATACTAatgcaaatagaaaaaaaatctaaaaagtgctcagaaatgtttgaatatttcaaatataATCTTTTTAAAACCTTCATTAGTTTTAAAAACTAATTTAAATGGAAAAACTACAATATGAAAAGTGCTCataaatgtttgaatatttcaaatataAACTTTTAAAACCTCCATAACTTTTAAATACTAATTCAAATGGAAAAATTCCAATATGAAAAGTGCTAAAATGTTACAGTATTTCAAATATAAATGTTTCTAAAGCTTGATAACTTTTAAATGCTAATTCAAATGGAAAAAATAACATGAAAGTGGTAAAAAATGTTTGAATATTTTAGGTGTAGGAGCATATGTATTTGCACAAGGTACTACATGCAGTCTCACCGCTCCCCCGCACGGTACATGGCCCTGACCCCGTAAGCATACCCATGAGGGGGGGGGGGCAGCGGGTCGTCCCGCGATAGGTTGTAGATGAGCAAGTGTCCTGACGAAGTGAAGGGCGCGGCTACCGGGCTAGGAGCATTGTACGGAGGGACGGGCGCCTCGCCACCGCAAACATAGCGGTGCCAGGACAAGGCTGTCCCCGCGGCAAAGGAGGACCCGAGGCCGGACCCCTCGATGGAACCCCCGCCATCGATAGGGGCTGGAACCGCACCACGTCGACGAAGGACCATCGACCTCCCGGACGCCACACACAATGGAAGGAGGACAGCGGCGGTGAACAGACCGACGAAGCTTGAGGACTCGAAGATGGCGAGGAGGTGGAGACCGACGGCGAAGTGCTTTTGTCCGGCGATGTAGCCCGCATGGCCGCTTGCTGCAGTACCACGTCGACAGTGGCAAAGCCCTTTGGAGTAGCAAATAAACCTAATGAACCTACCGAAACCAACCATCACCGTTACGGGATGACCAACTTTATTAAGGTATAGTCAATTACTCGGACAGGAATTTGGTACACGTGGGTGCGAGTGCTCCCCCCACTTTTAGTTTTATGAAAATTTTAAAATCTCACagttttatgttttcaaaaattatggcgttaaatatgtagatagatatATTCGTGAGAAGTGTATGCAAAAAAGTTCCGGTAAAAAATACTTTAAATTTTaggaaatacaaaaaaaaaatttctgATAAAAGGATACAATATTGTAATACTAATTTACTACCACTAACTgttagaaatttgtcttttttatattattcaaaatacaaagtattttttaaCGGAACTTTTTTGCATACACCCCACCCAtatatatctatctatatatttaacGTCATATTTTTTTAGACTTAGAAACATgatattttaaaattttcaaaaatttgaaAAGTGAGAAGAGCACTGGTGACCATGTGCAGGAACGGAGACAAGGGGGGACAAGGGggcacgccccccccccccccccgctcatGATTTTCCTTTGAACACAAGCCATGGTAGCTCATTATTTCTGTGATTTTAGCTAGTTTTGCCCTGTTATACTAAGATTGCCCCCCTTATATTTCATTCCTGGCTCCGTCCCTGACCATGTGTCAAAGACACTTTCTGCAATTACTCTCGAGTGTTAATGATGGCACATGAGAAATTCAAACGGGTTGTTGGGATGATCATTTGATGGGTGTTGCCGGGAGCCCAGGATCGCGCCTGAACATAGCTCCAGGACTCGAATTTCAGAATCTAGGCACATGCCACGTTCGTCCAAGAACAAGATGCCAAACAAGCTGTTGAAGCAGAATTAACAAAAACAAGTGATGGGAGCCGCGCGTGGTTTGGCATCTGGTACTACCTCAATTGGATCCATCATAATAGTGTCTAATTTAGTACAACTACATAGTAATAAAATTAGCTACATTTATTATTTATCATGTATTGGAGGGCGTAGCATTTTAGTAGAGACGAGACGACACATTGTTCCCTGACActatctcttttttttttttgacacattCCCTGACACTATCTCTATTTCCCTGAAACTCAAAACGCGTGGGTATGTGCGTAAAACAAACAAAACGCGTGGGTATGTGCGTCTAGCCGTCTATAATCTTCCTATTCGGAGAACTGAATAAGCCCCCCTTAATAACATTTCCAATTCTCAGCCCTCCCCAAAATAAATGATTAATTGGTCAAGTGGCTAAAAGGAACTCCTAACCGAACCCATGCCGCTGTAGCATTAATGATTGTTAATTAATCCGGTTTGCTACCTCAACAACCAGCTCGATTCCTTCTTAGCCCAAGACCGAGATGCTGCGTGCTCATTCGGCTCCCAAGAGCATTGCTTCTTCCTGCAGCCATCTTCATCAGGTTCGCTCTCTTGCCACCCGTCTCCTGTCTACAAGCTATTTAGATCCATGCTTCTTTCATCCTCTTACCAGATTCTTTCTCAAGCAAATACGGACTTCTTCTTTTTTTCGAGATTTCTGCGGCAACCAAACTGTCGCTTCCCAGATTTCAGATCTGGTCTTTGGTTTGTATCCTACGTGCATGTGTGTGACTACCTCAAAGTCTCGTTTTGCTTCTGGATgccctttgcatcattgcatctcTCCCTGTACTTAGGATACTTATTCCCGGAAAATTGTAGAGggaagcctacagtatgcacaagtgtgcactcgccctgacttagcatttatcaccggagtactcggtagatatcaagaaaatctaggttttgaacactggaaaatggtaaagaaggcattgcGCTATGTGAAAGGCACAAAAAACTACATACTAACATACAGAAGATCTGATTCCCTAGAAATaagagggtattcagatgcagattttgcgggggataaagatgatagaaaatccacatctggatatgtattcaccctcgtagagggagctatttcgtggagaagctccaaacagacgatagttgcatcatccacgatgtatgcagaatttatagcatgttatgaaaCCACGGTGCAGGTattatggttaaagaaatttatacccgacttgaaagtggtagattgtattgacaaaccactaaagatgtactgcgacaatgagcctgcagtattttatgctcacaacaacaagtcgagtacAGCTAGGAAACCAattgaggttaagtattatgttgtgaaacacaaggtccaggatcaaactataagtctcgagcatataaggacaaaagatatgcttgcggatccgctaacgaaaggcttaccacccagcgtgttcaaggagcacgtagccggcatgggtttaagggaaagtcttacctatcctggatcataagaggcccaaaagtaaaagaatttgtttcaaaatagagaagtgtattgtggctgtctgattctatcggcaatagagctgtgacgatgaaacatgccctatgGACTGATCCAAAATGAAACGAATAAAATGAAAGTATAAAGTTAAAAGTAAAGTTGAGATCAAATGGGAGAATGTTAGGATGATCTCCACCACGTACGAGCCCAACGGCTCGACGTGCCCTTTTGACCGCACCCTGATCGGGGGTGCCCAACCATTcactggttggtgggcccctgtcgcctgcGCTATATAGAGTGGTGGGGGCGGTGGCACTCGTCACGGGGTGATCCGGAGCTGCCACTCGTCCCACCTACAGACCCACCGATTAGGGTTTCCAGCGCAGTGCCGACGGGAAGTACCACCGCCGCCACAGATCGCTCACCGACGCACCGCCGTTGTCGCCATGTCTACACCGGCGGGCTCGTTTTCCTCCAAGTGAAAGGTAAACACTCACAGTACCCTCTCCTACCCGGCAATGATCTACTCTAGGCGATCTAGCAAGTTTATCAGTTCATAATCTTAATCTTCGATAATTAACTATGAGTAATCAATGCAAACACGCCTAAAACAGCAGTGGAAAAAATACGGGATTGTTGACCTCAGTCGGTTCGCGCCTCCAAGGCCGAGGCGGAGGCAGACTTGTGCCGCTGGCCGCATCCACAACAGCTGCCGCGGTAGCGGTGGCCTCGTCGGCCAGCAACGTCTACTTCTCTCCACCGTGATGCTGCTGCATCGGTTGCTTCCTCCGACACGGTTGCCGACTTCTCCTATAGTGGGGCCTTGTGTGGCTTCGCTGGTGTCAGCGCCTTATTTTTCGAAGGCATGTTGAAAGAGGTGCACTACAAGAAAAAACTTCCATAGAGACATTTTACTAGAGACACTTCCTACTCTGCCTCATTAAAAATCACATTAAGACACTTTGCATATTGTAGTGGCACTTTTTGAGACACTTCAGAAATAGTCTCAAATGTAGGGACATTAGTTGAGACATTTCTGTAAGGTATTGCAATTTTCATTCTATAGACAACTTATGAGACACTCCAAAAGTGTCACAGATAAGTTATCAAGAAGCAATTCATGAGACACTTGATTGTATGTCTTTACTTTTCCTCTAGAGGCAATGTTTGAGGCATTTTGCTTGTTCTCTAGAGACATTTGTTCTATGTTTGGGCCATGGTGGGCAATACTAATTAGAAATTTGTTCCAAATATCAACATATACTTGTGAAAGGGTGAGATGGTTAATGGATTAAGTCTTAATCATTAAGGTCATGAGTTCGAGTATTGCTTTTCACATGGTTTCTTCACATTTATTTACACTAGAGACACAATATAATGCCTATTTTATGTCTTCTAAAATGTAAAGACATTATTACTATTGTCCTTAGCACGTAGAGACACCGCCCATAGTGACACTTTTGAGACAATATGGAAAGTGCCTCTATAACTACGTAAGAGCAATTTAAGTGTCTCTACTGGACCAAAATAGTGTCTCTACATGCCAATTCTCTTGTAGTGGTGGTGGCAAGGTTGAGGGCGTGCTTTGGGCGTGAACTAGAGAGGCGGGTGGGAACTTGATCGGCAGGCGGGAGAATGACATTGTGAGCATGAGGGGGAATTTGGTGGAATAGCTATGGGGTTTGATGTGCGGCTGCCAGACGGGACCCGTGGGCAAAATTCCATGTGGGGTGGAGCGCTGGCGCATTCGCTTCCCACCTCAACTGTAGGGGGTGACACGGGAATACCATCTattctattgggctccaaaatcGGGCGGCCACTTTTAGGGTGCGTTGGTGTGGCCCAAAAACAGCGTCAGACCTCCATAGTGCAACTGAGGGTGCTATTGTGAACGCTCGTGGAGATTCTCTAAAGAGAAGTTCTACTATCCACCTAAAAAAGGAAATCGGGCATTCCAAACATGCACTTATACTGTATTTTCTGCATCGATTATACTTTGGTCTACCAATTAGGTAAGCTATGCTAACTAATACCGCATGTTCTTCCTGCTCAACTTTGATCGATCTAGTGCTTCCACCTGCTTGTGTATATCTTTCTTTGGCCTCGAAACACCATCATTGGGGTGAACCTTATTCTACATATGAAATGTAAACATTTATTTTCAGGTAACAGCTTCCTTTTTCAGTTTCTACAAGAAAATTAAGGTAGTAACATGAACACCGCACCCGTCGCACCAAAGCCTGTGTCGCTTCATTTATTAGAAGAACTTACAAATGATTTCTCTCCGGACCGGAAACTTGGTGGCGGCACGTATGGAGATGTTTACCTGGTACGATCTAAGTTctctaatgttattgttaatggcACCTTGCATACATTTCCTGCTGAACATTTTATGTCACGTATCAAACAAAAAAATTAAGATATTGGTTGGAAATTGACAGTGCATGTGAAATGTTCTATAGGGAGAGCATAAAAATGGAGAAAAGATTGCCGTGAAGGTGCTTAAAGAAGGTCTGGACCTTAACGATGAGGAATTTCAGAAGGAGTATCACAaccttgcaaatcttcaccacaaAAATGTTGTCCGGTTAGTTGGATATTGCCACGAAACTAAGAGAGAATTTGTACCGTACAAGGATGGGGTGGTTTTTGCTTATAATATAAAAAGGATGCTTTGCTTCGATTATATGCACAATGGAAGCCTtgatagttttatttatggtatgATGTGTGGTGCTTCACTTGTACATGAGGTAGTAAGTTAAGAAATAATTTGACGTATACTTTCAAGTTGATCTTTGTTTATTTTTGCAGATGAATTTAATGACCGTAATTGGTGTACACGCTATGCAATAATTAAGGGAATATGCGAGGGCTTGGAATACCTTCATGAGAAATTAAAACCTCCTATGTATCATTTAGATTTAAAACCAGCCAATATATTACTGGACGAGAACATGTCAGCAAAAATCGCAGATTTCGGCGTGTCAAGGCTGTTCT encodes:
- the LOC127321770 gene encoding cysteine-rich receptor-like protein kinase 44, with the protein product MNTAPVAPKPVSLHLLEELTNDFSPDRKLGGGTYGDVYLGEHKNGEKIAVKVLKEGLDLNDEEFQKEYHNLANLHHKNVVRLVGYCHETKREFVPYKDGVVFAYNIKRMLCFDYMHNGSLDSFIYDEFNDRNWCTRYAIIKGICEGLEYLHEKLKPPMYHLDLKPANILLDENMSAKIADFGVSRLFLEEKTRKTNTVLGTLGYIPPEYRKEGLITIKFDIFSLGVVIIKIMTGREGYFRIDDMSSQQFIELVHMDWMNRLQAISVHLYSVQVRRCIEIGLSCVEADRHKRPSIGLIVSTLNKTESCLQILDALRNDSASSINQVRPLMTRFIFFV